The nucleotide sequence AGGTCTCCAGAACAACAGCCTTGCTGACCCACCAAAAGAGCGAAAGGCAGCCCAGCAAGAAGTGGTGGTGGCCTTGGTAAGTATGTACAATAATACATATGGAATTTGAATGGGATGATGCCAAGCGAACCAACACCATGGAGAAGCACGGTGTTGACTTCGCAGATGCTCCCCTCTTGTGGTCCAACCCTATGGTTGTCGCTCAGGACAACCGCAAGGATTACGGCGAACCCAGGTTCGTTGCGCTAGGGGCCTTGAACGGGCGAGTGATGGTGGTGGTGTACACCCAGAGAGGTTCTGGCGTTGTCCGAATCATCTCTTTTCGGAAGGCCAACAGCAGAGAGGTGAAGGTCTATGAAAGTGCGCTACACAGTAGGTGACACCAAGGTTCACGAC is from Acidithiobacillus caldus ATCC 51756 and encodes:
- a CDS encoding BrnT family toxin: MEFEWDDAKRTNTMEKHGVDFADAPLLWSNPMVVAQDNRKDYGEPRFVALGALNGRVMVVVYTQRGSGVVRIISFRKANSREVKVYESALHSR